In the Salvia miltiorrhiza cultivar Shanhuang (shh) chromosome 8, IMPLAD_Smil_shh, whole genome shotgun sequence genome, CTTAACCTTTAATGCGAGAACATAAGGTCAAACCTTAGCTcgatgaaaattctcaaataaatgagaatgcgtataatgaatatgcatgactcatattccctTTTTATTACTGAGAAAATACTTAGGGAAACTTTATCACTAGTCCTTGTTATTAAAAACAATTTAAACCAACTAAGTTTCGTCttatgaagtcaagtaattaactatattgattcgttctcattagggtgttctaaactgcCACTTAAACATAATTCCCCCTTCGTGTAGGCAAAGGGAAAAAGAATAAAACTCGAACACCCTAAgttcttatctctctctctctctcgcgcgCGATCTGCTCTGTCtcttcgctctctgctctggaaatcaGCTCTGGCTTCTAAGTTAGCTCTAGCTGAGTTAGctctgaaaagtcagctctggcctccgaaagtcagctctgcgacttagctctggaaagtcagctctgcctccgaaagtcagctctggcgacttagctctggaaagtcagctctggcctccgaaagtcagctctggatgttcGGCTCTGCTAtggaattccagctctgctttggaatttccagctctgctctggcaattccagctctgctctggaatttccagctctgctctggaatttccagctctgctctggaatttccagttctgctctggcaattccagctctgctctggcaattctagctctgctctggcattccagctctgctctggaattccccagctctgctctggtattttcTAGTCTGCTCTGGCGTTTCCTAgttctgctctggcaattccagctctgctctggaatttccagctctgctctggcaattccagctctgttctggaatttccagctctgctctggcaattccagctctgctctggtatttccagctctgctctggtatttctGGGCAGAACGACGAGGGCTTCCAGTATCCAAAACCAGAGTTCTTCACCCTTTCtcgcctcgattctcactcgtatacCGGCCTAAATCTATACCTAGgtgagcatgctgtgcttgttcaagttcatctacgcttaaagctaaagttctcgtcgtttaaTCCAGGTTTCAAGTCGTGGGTTCTACCGGAGAAGTGACTTAACATGCTTCTTGTGTTCGTTCGTAACTAGAGCCTAAAACATGCTTTCTATGAGCGTGTGATTCATGCTGAAAGGagaggtcgagagttaccttgatgtcgcgtgctttggtcgggtaaaaACGATGGTTTCTCCTTCGCGTTTTCGATCGTCGAggtgcaaggcgtcgagagaggtgaagctcttgctgttgctgctgaataTTCAGAGTGCCGAACAAGAGAAAAGGAGTGGCACAAAGGGGTTGAAGGAGAGTTTATATAGGAGCTTGGTAGGTGCACTTGAGTGCCTAAGGGGGAGAGCTTCGGCTGTAGCCCTGCCTAGCGTGGAGTAGGGAAGGCTTTTCagctgctcgcccaatggaggGCTGCTGCTGCTATTGCTGCCGTGCTGTGGAGGTGGAGTGTGGCTCTTCGGCTGCTCAGCCTATGggaggggctgctgctgctctggcgTGGAGGTGGCGTGGTGTGGGAGAGAGGTGCAGCAGGCAGCCCTttggctgcccagccaatgggcaTAGCTGCAGCACCTTTTCCACTTTTCCTTTTctccatttttccttcttttctttactTGTAGCGTTGGCAAGTGTTGGGATTGGGTGGCGTGAGTGGTGAAGTGATCTAAGAGAAGatctaaataaaatccttcagtgtcggTCACTCTCAGTATTAAAAATACTGGTTTCGTGCTTGCTATCATcgataatgctaaattaaatccgtagattcaaGTAGctcgtcattctaatacttaaattaaatccgtagattcaaTTAGCTCGTGGTtctaatacataaattaaatccgtagatttaattagcctcaaagtcggaattaattcacgacttgaGCAACCAtgtgaaataaactccatcttgataaataacacaacttagctaagttggttataacctcGAGTAAAAATAATCATTCctcaactcaaagattctcatcgcggtcttaaacacacGAAGGTAAATAAAGCATACTGCTAGCGTAGTGACTCTGTCACCAAGatacgtaattcagaaacatagctGAGAACATAAGGTGCTTCATGTACTGGAAGATAGACAACTAAACACgcaaaactgaaattaaatactgataaaagagcgggtcgcTACACTGCACTTTGGCAGAGCTGGTAGCGCTGCAATTTGGCAGAGCTGGTAGAGATGCACTCTGGCAGGGCTGGCTCTGGGAACGCTGCACTCTGGCAGGGGCTGGCTCTGGGAACGTTGCACTCTGGCAGAGCTGTCTCTAGTAGCGCTTCACTTTGGCAGAGCTAGTAGCGCTGAACTCTGGCAGAGTTGGTAGAGCTGCACTCTGGCAGGGCTCACGGCAAGGTTAGCTCTGGCGAGTGATTTGCCAATAAATACTAACTGAgcctttgaattttttttaccgAAGCCCAATATCTTGTTTCATGAGAGGGCGAGCCCAATATTAAtagggtaattctattcatagcccccattttactcattatagcctcttattttataaaatatttaaaatatttatatgtagACTGTTTTATCCGTCGTCTCatatttttttcgtttttgaCGTCACCTTAGCCACCAAAATTCTGAAGAATGGTATGCTCTTCAAGTGTTAGACCTCTTCTTTTCTCATTTTCGACTCTTATCTTTTTTCTGATCCTGCTCTTTATTTTGGTTATCACATcacatttatcaaaaaaatgaaGACAAATTCTCGATTGATTCATACACGATAGTAGTAGAACAATGGAGCACAAATCATCCATATAATATACAATATCAATCAATGTCCGAACAAGacaattttttagattttcaacTCAACTCCACCGCACCATcgacaaagttttttttttttctgtgttCTTCCAAATGAAAATCCATTCACACCCACCACCTGTTTGACCAAATTACTCAACCAATTTCGATATCAATATCATGGTACGTATTCGAATTTCGATCCGAACATAGCGTTAGTAGTTGCAACATTTTGCTCATCAATCTCCCGACATCTAATTTGCGCTCTCACTTATTCTAGATCCACTCATTCTTTGAATGTCTTCACCATCACAGCTATTGTAACGAGAATGCAAGatgttttcttcattttcttcttaTATAGTTTTTCTTCATTAATATCCCATGACTTCAATCCACTAAACATAGTTTTTttcataattgaaaattttagaaAGCTGATAATTATATCTATAGAAAGTTCGAATCACGAAAAAACTGAGCATGGCCAAGCTTGATATGCCAATCGATTCACGTTGCCTAGGAATGAAACTGGTTTCAATGAGTAATTTGCAGAGGTTCTATGGCAGTAGGacaaaattgtaaatttataattattttatattattattttaaaatagggGCTATAGAGAGTAAAATGAgggttatgaatagaatcacccatatTAATATATTGTTGTTTGGGTAGTATTAATActatagaatttattttagctCTCCGTCACTTCGCTAAAACCTTACTTTTCGTTCTACCTTAATTCTCCACGCCAATGTCTTCCAACGCAGAACCCGTCGCCGCCGCCACACCTTCAAGGGTGAGTAAGCCCGCCATAGACGCCGGCGTAAGCGCTCTGTTGAAACACAAAGCCGCCCAATCCGTCAACGAGAAGCCCCAATTACTGCCGCAAGATGATTATTTCTCCCTTAACCTCACCCGAAAGAAAATCCCATCAAACCCTCGCACGAATCCCTACAGAATCCCGCTTCCAAACCCCGTTTTGGACGTCGTCAACTCGGAGGTATGTTTAATCGTGGACGATCGGCCGCGAACGACGCCGCCGCCGTCGGATGAAAtcaaaaaattgattaaatctcaGAACATACAGATTTCAAAAGTGATAAAGTTGTCGAAGCTGAGGGCGAACTACAAGCCCTTCGAGGCAAGGAGGAAGCTTTGCAATAGCTACGACATATTCTTGGTTGATAAAAGGGTTGTTCATTTGTTGCCTAAGTTGATAGGGAAGGAGTTCTTCAAGAAACAGAAGCTGCCTTTAGGGGTGGATTTGGGAAAAAAGAATTTAAAGTTGCAGGTGGAGAGGGTTTTAGGGATTGCTTTGTTGTTTATTGGGACGGGGACCTATTCCGTGCTCAAGGTTGGTAAGGTGGAGATGGAGAAGGATGAGATTGTGGAGAATATGTTGGACGCCATCAAGGGAGTTATTGAGAGGGTGCCGAAGAAATGAGATGGTGTGAGGAGCTTGCACTTGAAGTTCTCTGATTCGGTGGCTTTGCCGATTTACCAGGTGatgatgatgaggagtaatatatgcagaacagaggaatgactttaccAGGGGAATCGCGGGATGCAGCGAGATGGTTTTCGCCAGAGGAgacacactcgccagaggaatcacactcgccagaggaacgggctCTCGCGGAAGAGTCAGAGGGATGGATCTTACCAGAGGAACAACTTACACCAGAGAAGtcgctctcgccagaggaatggtcttcaccagaggaatcatcggAAACGCGGGGAAGTCTCCCGCGTGAAGGCgattttactattatgcccttgaccacgcaagacgcatgctccAATGCtgaatttaccattttaccctctacgtgtaatctataaatagtggCCTATGTGCTCCTTGTAATTTTACGTTATCTTTACTCTCGAAATACAACAGCACTTTTCCTCTCAAGCTTTCAacctcattctcttctctcaatcTTCAAGCAACACTAGGTATATTTCATCATTCTATCACAATTCACCGATAAAATCTATACCCACTCGATTACGTTTCACCACCAGGCCATGCCGGATGTCAGGTTGAAGATTGAGGGATTGAAGGACAAAAAGGAAGAGGGAGGTGAGGTGACTGAAATTAGTGATAATGACAATGCTAAGAGTGGGAAGAAGAAGCAGAAGCAGAAGGGGAGGATTCATGAGGTTCGATATATGGATGCTGGTGAGGATGTGGATagtgatgttgatgatttagaTGAGAGCGAGGTTGCTGAATTTCTGCAGAAGAAGGGTATTAGTGATGATGATGAAAAAAAGAAGACGGAGAGTGAGGGGAAGAAAAGGAGCAAGAAGAAGACGGAGAGTGTGGGGAAGAAAAGACGCAAGAGTGATGATGAGAACAAGAAGAGCAAGAAGATGGACAGTGAGGGGAAGAAAATGCGCAAGAGTAAAACTATCAAGGAATAACTATCAAGGAATGTGTCTCAGGATATTTGAATGGAAAGAAGCCGGGCAAGAGTAAAACTATCCAGTCTCGAGAGATTTGAATTGAATGGAAAGAAGCTGACTTTTGATTTTTCATTAAACATTTATTCGAATTATCCAgtcttttaaatttttatgccTTATATACGTGGTTAGTTGTTTATGTCTTTTCTTGAATTTGTAGCTGCATTAGTGCATTAAGATGTTTGCATTAGTGCATTAATAGATGCTTGTGAACATGCTTGCgcagtttttttttattacgacTATGATAATTACTTATGTATTAGTACTAAAAGATGTATTTTTAGTAGGAAATGTGGCAGTTTTGAAGTTGTGTTTTGTGATTAGTTTGCACACCAAACCTAGAGGAGGCAGCTTAGGAACTTGTAGCATTATGAAAGGTTCATTTTGCCTTGTTCATACTTGTATTGATCTATACACTCTTGCTTTATATGCATTTACATGATCTCTGCTTACTTTGGCTCTCAGTTGTGTAAATTAGTGTATTGTAAATACAATTTGAGATGAGACGGTGTAGAATGCTACTCCGAGGATCCAACTAACTTCATTTTCAGCTGAATGATGTTGATTAATAACTTATGATCTGATTTGGGTTAATTAcgcgaaaaatcatgaactttgggccgatTTCCAAGTtcgccatgaacttttttttttatcaaaaattccctgaacttaaggggttgaacaatttttccatgtttTTTTGCTCCGGTGAAGCTTCGAGCTGACGTGTTGCTTACGTGGTAATACCAAGTTGACCTGTAacctacgtggtaataccgagcTAATGTGGCACGTAGTAGGGGAGTCAGCAGAgcagagtcggcagagctgcctctggaagctctgcactctggcaaggcttagtcagctctggaactcttcgtcatcttcaattttaGGCTCGCATCAATCCAGAATTCTCCACCGTCGCCGTCCGCAGACCTCGCATCATTCCAGaaattcttcttctccccatacctccaccgccgccgtccaccACAAACCTCGCACCGTTCTTCTTTTTTCCCCAACATCCATCGCCGTCGTCGACTTCTTTTCCCTCAAAAAATGTTCTTCCCCAGATCTCGCGCCGCCGACCTCACACCTCACTAGGGTATGCGCCCTATTTCTCGCGGCGCCACCACCCTGATGCAGCCCGAGCAGAGCCAATCTCACGCCAGAACAGAGTTGAACGCGccagaacagagccaagctcgccagagctgaagtctttgtgccagagcagagaaggtcttcagagcagagcaaacatgccagagcagagcagacttccatagccagagcagagctgaagtccagAACAGAGCAAACTTCCAgactgtcagagcagagcaaacggtccagagcagagcggacgtTCAGAGCAGAGCGAAATTACAGAGCAGAGCTTACGATCAGAGAAGAGCGGACGTTCAGAGCAGAGCGGAAttacagagcagagctgacgtTCCAGAGGAGAGCTAAGTTTTAGAGCAGACCatgttccagagctggcgttccagagcagagttgacaTGTTCCAGAGCTAGCGTACGAGAGTAGAATTCGCATTTTCCAGAGCGGGCGTTTTCCAGAGCTGGCTTTCTCGCCAGATTTGACCAAGCTTGTTGAACAACTTTTcgttgtttccttgttttaagtttcctttgttttagttgtttccttctttagattagggtttagttttgcctatatatggCTGTTAATTGTTGGACAAATTTTTACCTAACTTTGATATATGAAAATTGTGAGTTTTCTCTCTTGAGATtatcgaattcttcttgattgtaCCAAGAATGATTTCATTTATCAACGTAACGGCGAATTcaccatccctcgtcgcgtgtcattcatcgtccccgaatGGCTGCATCAACtacacgttggggtttagggattcgtttgCCTAGATCATTTTGTGGGTTAGGTTCAGATATTTTGGGATATTCCATATTTCTTTGTTACTTCGTTTATTTTTCCAGTTCGTTGTTAATCTAAAGCCTTCCGCGCGTATTTGTTTGACCGGTCCGGCAAAGTTCATACCAATACCGGTGAGGATCACATCATTTGGTATCAGTTtggccgcgtttcgtatccagggtTTGGTGTAGCGACCCGCTCCTTTATTATagtttaaatccagtaatgcgtGATAATTAATCTCTTTTTTAGCGAATGAAACATTTTTTATTGCTATATGAATTTAGTTATGACTCTGAATTATATATTATTGGAGGCAAGGTTATTATATGAGCCTATGCATTTAATTTCGCGTTATTTAAGACCGCGACTTGAATCTTTTAGTCgatgaatatttattattcaaagttataactgacttagcgaagtcatgttatttatgtGATCGAGATGGATTTCTAATCCTATTTATTTTACATAGCTACGAAAGTCGTGTATTTTTTTCCGACTTATTAAGTAAATTAAATCgatggatttaatttaatttaattattagaaCGACCAGTTTCGACTGCGAATGAACGATGTTAGCAAAACATGAAACCAACATTTCAAATACAGGAcgaccaacactgaaggattttattaaATCACATCACACTTTTAATCCCTCACATACCACTTTACACCCTACTCCTTTACTACTTTTCTACTCTACCGCCTGCACAAAGCAAAAGAAGAGAGAGGGAAGAATAGGAGCAGCTGCAAGGCGTCCCATCTCCTCCCAACTGCTGCACTTTTCACACACCAACAGTCCAGCCATACCCAAGTACACCTACGCTTTCAATCAGCCACACTACAACCATGCCAATCCCTGACATACTCCAACCTTGCAGCCAACAATCCTTCCTTGTTAATCTCATTGCAGCAAGCAAGAACTTCATTCTCTCCCATTTTGAAACGAGAAACACACCAAGGAGCAGGAGAAACTGCCATTGCCTTGCATTTATTGCTCTGCCCACATTCAAGGTGAGACTTAGCTTTATTTCCCACCTTTCTCCATATTTTTCCACCTGCGTTTATTGAAGAACAACACCTGTAAATCATTCTCCAGCTAACACCTCGACACTTGAAGAAGTGAGGGAGGGATCGTTCGTTCATTATCCTACCAAAGCACGCTATATATCAAGGTAACCCTCGACCTCAGTTGCTACTTCTATTGACGTGAATCACACTCACAGAAATCATGTTCATATGCATTACGAGAGAATAAATGCATAATCAGTCACGTCCATGTAGAGCGAGCAGCATATAAACTTTCATAGGCTACGAGAATCTCCAACTCATAACAATATAGACGAATGTGAATAACCatagcatgctcacataggtag is a window encoding:
- the LOC130996880 gene encoding uncharacterized protein LOC130996880; protein product: MSSNAEPVAAATPSRVSKPAIDAGVSALLKHKAAQSVNEKPQLLPQDDYFSLNLTRKKIPSNPRTNPYRIPLPNPVLDVVNSEVCLIVDDRPRTTPPPSDEIKKLIKSQNIQISKVIKLSKLRANYKPFEARRKLCNSYDIFLVDKRVVHLLPKLIGKEFFKKQKLPLGVDLGKKNLKLQVERVLGIALLFIGTGTYSVLKVGKVEMEKDEIVENMLDAIKGVIERVPKK
- the LOC130996888 gene encoding uncharacterized protein LOC130996888, which encodes MPDVRLKIEGLKDKKEEGGEVTEISDNDNAKSGKKKQKQKGRIHEVRYMDAGEDVDSDVDDLDESEVAEFLQKKGISDDDEKKKTESEGKKRSKKKTESVGKKRRKSDDENKKSKKMDSEGKKMRKSKTIKE